The DNA window GTCACCTGGTTGAACAGCAGCCAGTCGATGGGCTGGTCGATCACACCGATAGCCTGCAGGAAGCCGTTGATGATCCCGTTGCGGCCCAGCAGCATTCGCCAGGCGTACACCCGGACCACCGGGTTGAGCTGGTCGAGTAACACGATGCCCAGCAGCAGCGGGATCTCGAAGCGTCCAGACTTGAACGCCATCACATACGCCAGCGGCACACCGATGACCAGCTGGACCACCATCGCGCAGGTGGCGATGAAGACGGTGGTCAGCGCCACCTTGTGGTACAGCGGATCGGTGAGGATGGCGACGTACGCGTCCAGCGACCACACACTCTGCCCGCGCCCCACTTTCATGCCGAGGCTGATCAGGAACAGGATGATCGTCGGCACGAAAACCAGGAGCACCAGCACGGCCATCGGGGCAGACAGGTAGCCGAATGGTAGCCAGGTCCTGCGTCGGCGTGCCGGCGCCGCCTCGGCCGCAGCCGAGATCTCCTGCACCGCTGTCATCGCAGGCCTCCCGCCACCATGTCGGCGAGTGATTCCTCGGTCCCCCGGCGCCGGTTGACGGCCTGTAGCGCTGACCACATGCCGTACACGACGGCCACCTGCACCAGCGAGACCGCCGTGGAGACGGCATTCACGATTGGCAGGTTGTCCGAGCGTCGCAGCACCGAGTACACCCAGACCGGGAAGGTCTGTTCATAGCCGCCGGTGAAGAAGCTGATCTCGAAGTTGTTGAAGGACCACGCAAACGAGAAGATCAGCGCGGCGCCCAAGGTGGGTGCCAACTGCGGCAGGACCACCTTGGTCATCAGCTGCCACTGCGAGGCGCCGAGGTCGACGGCCGCCTCCTCCTGAGATCGTTGGAAGCGCACCAATTGCGCCGACACCAGCGCGGTGACCAAGGGGAACGTCACCGCGATGTGCATGGCACCGACAGTCAACAGTGACAACTCGATGCCCAACGAGGCGAACAACAACAGCCCGCTGACGCCCATGACCAGCCACGGGATCACCAGCGGTGCACCGGCGAGTCCCGACCACAGCCCACGGGTGGGAAATCGGAAGCGGGTGATGGCCCATGCCGTCGATGTCCCGAGCACCACGCAAAGCGGTGAGATGACCGCGGCGAGGACAGTCGAATTGCGTAGCGAGTCAGCCACATCGGGATCGGTGAAGGCCTCGACGTACCATCTCCACGTGAAGCCCTCGAACGGCAACGCGATGATGGACGAGTCGTTGAACGAGAAGACCGCGAGCAGGACGATGGGTCCGACGAGGATTACCAGTACCACCGCCACGAGCGCTATGGCCAGCACGGCGCCCGTGCGATTGGTGCCCCTGCTACCCGACAGGGTCACCCCCCGGCCTCGATCTCCTGCCACGCGGACCGCCATACGTCGGCGTTGTCGGGTTCGAACTGCGGGATGGTGCCTTCCAGGTCGGACGGGTTCGCGGTCTTCCGGAATTCTTCGGAGACCTCGGGCAGCCCCTTGGGATTGGTGATGACGTAACCGAGATCCCCGATGGCACCCTGCGCCGTCGGCGAGATGTAGTAGTCGATGAACGAGTACGCGGCGTCGACGTTGGCGGCGTCGGCACTGATGCCGAGCCCGCACATCCACGACATCGTGCCCTCCTTGGGAGCCACCCAGGTGACGTTGCCGCCGTTGGCGTTGATCATCTCGGCAGTGCCGCGGCCACCGTTGGCCACGATGACCTCACCGGACTTGAACAGATTGGACATATCGGAGTCACCCTCGGCAAGGGTGCGGAACTGTCCGTCAGCCATCGCGGTCTGGATTTTGTCCTTCATCTGCCCGATCTGCTCATCGGTCATCTCCAGCGGGTCGGTGATCCCTGAGGCCAAGCCGGTGACCCCGAGTCCGGTCAGCCAACCGTTGTCCATGGCGACCTTGCCGCGGTACATCGGATCGAACAGTGCCGTGTAACTGTCGATACCGCCGGGGATGGCGTCGTTGTCATAGATCATTCCGTGTGGACCTGCCGAGGAGATCGCCATCGTGACATCACCGTCGATGACCACCCCATGGGCCTCGCGGAAGGTGGGATCAAGAGACTCCCAGTTGGTCAGCTTCGACGTGTCGATCGGGGCCAGCAGTTTGTCCTTGTGCAGTGGTTTGGCCTCGTCCAGGCACACCTCGACGACGTCGGTGCTAAAGCCTGCGTTGAGCTTGGCCGCCCCCTCGTCGACGCTCTCGAAGGTGGCTGTCCTCAGGTCGAGATCCGGATTCGCGCTCGTGAAGGGCCCGATGATCCCGGGATCGATGGTGTCCTCATAGGTGAAGGTGCGCAGTTCACCACCCGTGGCAGTGTTCTCGCCGCCGCCACCACAGGCGGTCAATACGAGCAGCGCGCCCGACGCGCAGGCAGCCGCCTGCGTGTAGCGCCGGATAATGGGATGTGGTGTCATCTCTCCTCCAAAAGGGTTCCGTTGAGCAGGGTTTCGCAGCGGTCTCCGATGCGTTGGTGCAGATGGTCATAGACCGATCGCAGGTCGGCCTCCCCCCGTTCATGGGCGTCCGAAGCGACCAGATCGACCAGTCCCTCGTCCAGAAGCCGGTGCGCCTCGGCGGCGACCGTCGGCCCGTCGAATCCGAGTAGGGCGCCCGAATCGACCTGGAGGAGTGCGCCGTTGGCCTTCAGCGCATCGGCGAAGTCCCGGTCACCGGGGAACAGGAATGCGCGGCGCTCGGGGTGGGCGACGATGGGCCGCAGACCGGCGGCGGTGACGCGCGCGATGTAGTCGAATATGCCCGGGTCGTGCTCCATCGGGATGTCGTCGGGTCCGTCGACGAGAACCATGTCGGTGCCGGGAAGCCGCCAGCGCGCCGGGTCGGCGCGGAACTCCGCGGTCGCGGGCCGCGGCGCCAGCTCATAGGCCATCCGCAGTTGCGGACAACCAGCCACCTTGTCCGCGAGTTCGAGCAGCCGGTCGAATGCCCGGCTCAGGTCGTCGTCACGTTGTGGCGACCAGGGGAATCGTTCGTCGATATGCGAGGTGACGAACAGCAGCCCGGTACCGCCGGCCGCGGCATCCTCGAGCATCTGCAGGCTGTCGTCCTCGGTGGTCGGGCCGTCGTCGGCACCGGCGAGCAGGTGGGCGTGACAGTCCACCCAGCCCGCCGATTCCGAAGTCCGTGCAATCACTCGGCGGTCGCCGCCAAAGGTCCGATGACGTGGGTGCTGGCCGCGGGCCACGACAGCCGCACCCGTGAACCGCGGCCGATCGCGCGCAGATCGGTGTCGTCACTGAGCTCGTGGACGACGAGTTGCTCGGTGGTCGGCAATTCCACGGTGACGTGGGTGGTGGATCCGCAGTAGACGATCTCGGACACCACCCCGCCGACCGTGCTGTGGTCGTCGGCCACGTCGACGTACTCCGTCGGGTGCAGATAGATGCGCTCGGGGCGGACGGTGACCTGTATGGGTCCATCACCCGCCGACACCGCCGGGGCGACGAGGCGGTCGCCTTCGCCGAGGACGCTGACGTGGTGGACCCCGATACGCTGAGGGTCTTTGAGTACCAGGAGGTTCGACGTCCCGATGAAGCCCGCCACGAACGCGGTGGCCGGCCGCTCGTACAGGGTGCGCGGATCGGCGAGTTGTTCGATGCGGCCCTGATTCATCACCGCGATCCGGTCCGACAGCGTCAGCGCCTCCTCCTGGTCGTGGGTGACGTAGAGGAAGGTGGTGCCGGTGCTGCGGTGCAGCCTGCCCAGTTCGAGCTGCATCTCCCGGCGCAGCTGAAGGTCGAGCGCGCCGAGTGGCTCGTCCAGCAGCAGTGCCTTGGGACGGTTGACCAACGCGCGCGCCA is part of the Mycolicibacterium tusciae JS617 genome and encodes:
- a CDS encoding CpsB/CapC family capsule biosynthesis tyrosine phosphatase gives rise to the protein MIARTSESAGWVDCHAHLLAGADDGPTTEDDSLQMLEDAAAGGTGLLFVTSHIDERFPWSPQRDDDLSRAFDRLLELADKVAGCPQLRMAYELAPRPATAEFRADPARWRLPGTDMVLVDGPDDIPMEHDPGIFDYIARVTAAGLRPIVAHPERRAFLFPGDRDFADALKANGALLQVDSGALLGFDGPTVAAEAHRLLDEGLVDLVASDAHERGEADLRSVYDHLHQRIGDRCETLLNGTLLEER
- a CDS encoding ABC transporter permease yields the protein MTLSGSRGTNRTGAVLAIALVAVVLVILVGPIVLLAVFSFNDSSIIALPFEGFTWRWYVEAFTDPDVADSLRNSTVLAAVISPLCVVLGTSTAWAITRFRFPTRGLWSGLAGAPLVIPWLVMGVSGLLLFASLGIELSLLTVGAMHIAVTFPLVTALVSAQLVRFQRSQEEAAVDLGASQWQLMTKVVLPQLAPTLGAALIFSFAWSFNNFEISFFTGGYEQTFPVWVYSVLRRSDNLPIVNAVSTAVSLVQVAVVYGMWSALQAVNRRRGTEESLADMVAGGLR
- a CDS encoding ABC transporter permease; its protein translation is MTAVQEISAAAEAAPARRRRTWLPFGYLSAPMAVLVLLVFVPTIILFLISLGMKVGRGQSVWSLDAYVAILTDPLYHKVALTTVFIATCAMVVQLVIGVPLAYVMAFKSGRFEIPLLLGIVLLDQLNPVVRVYAWRMLLGRNGIINGFLQAIGVIDQPIDWLLFNQVTVIIVLSTSWITYTVIPLYAAMKAIDTTLFQAAADLGAGWWVMTRRILLPLAAPGIFMAVLLVYIPLFTDFATPTLVGGTSGYMLGQAVNDLILEQGDLARGAALSNLLLLAAGVVAAIAFRLAKINRLET
- a CDS encoding ABC transporter substrate-binding protein, with the translated sequence MTPHPIIRRYTQAAACASGALLVLTACGGGGENTATGGELRTFTYEDTIDPGIIGPFTSANPDLDLRTATFESVDEGAAKLNAGFSTDVVEVCLDEAKPLHKDKLLAPIDTSKLTNWESLDPTFREAHGVVIDGDVTMAISSAGPHGMIYDNDAIPGGIDSYTALFDPMYRGKVAMDNGWLTGLGVTGLASGITDPLEMTDEQIGQMKDKIQTAMADGQFRTLAEGDSDMSNLFKSGEVIVANGGRGTAEMINANGGNVTWVAPKEGTMSWMCGLGISADAANVDAAYSFIDYYISPTAQGAIGDLGYVITNPKGLPEVSEEFRKTANPSDLEGTIPQFEPDNADVWRSAWQEIEAGG
- a CDS encoding ABC transporter ATP-binding protein, which codes for MSDLATLPETTALARGGSSITFENVSKSYDGGSHAVERVDFQVGAGEFFSLLGPSGCGKTTTLRMVAGFEHPTSGRVLLGDEDITSTRPARRPVNLVFQDYALFPHMTVGDNVAFGLKVKGLARRECTERVAEALGSMRLSALADRRPTQLSGGQRQRVALARALVNRPKALLLDEPLGALDLQLRREMQLELGRLHRSTGTTFLYVTHDQEEALTLSDRIAVMNQGRIEQLADPRTLYERPATAFVAGFIGTSNLLVLKDPQRIGVHHVSVLGEGDRLVAPAVSAGDGPIQVTVRPERIYLHPTEYVDVADDHSTVGGVVSEIVYCGSTTHVTVELPTTEQLVVHELSDDTDLRAIGRGSRVRLSWPAASTHVIGPLAATAE